The Candidatus Roseilinea sp. sequence CTCCACATACTCGCCCCGCAGCGACGGGTAAGCCGTCTTCACGTAATGCTCGATCTGTTCGCCCAGGTAGCCGACTACGAACACGACCTTGCCCACTTGGGATTCATTGATTAACTTGTCCAGAATATGGCCGAGCACCGGCTTGCCGGCCACGCTGACCAGCGGCTTAGGTTTGGAGTATGTGTGCGGCCTCAGCCGCGTGCCGAATCCGGCGAGGGGGATGATGACGTCCATCGTTTGTTTTGCGTTAGCGGTTAGCAGTCAGCACGTACGGCTTGCTACGAAGGCCGAGGCTCGCCAGGCAACTTAGGCTTCTGAAGGTGAAAGTCCGTCGTCTGTTGGAATACGTGCGCAACTTCGAGCACGCGCTGCTCGCCAAACGCCGGGCCGATCAGTTGCAAGCCGACGGGCAAGCCATCGTGGTCAAAGCCACACGGGATGCTGATGCCACAAATGCCGGCGAGGCTGACGGGCAGGGTAAATACGTCGGCCAGATACATCTGGATGGGATCGTCCATTTTGGCGCCCAGCGGGGAAAGCGGTCGTCGGCGATACCGGCGCAGCGATGATGTCCACCTGGCTAAAGGCCTGCTCGAAGTCGCGCTTGATCAGCGTGCGCGCCTTCTGGGCGCGGATGTAGTAAGCATCATAGTAGCCAGCGCTCAGGGCGTAGGTGCCCAGCATGATGCGCCGCTTGACCTCTGCGCCAAAACCTGCGCCGCGTGTCTCCATATAAGTGGCGATCAGGTCGCGTCCCTGAACGCGCAAGCCGTATTTCACGCCATCAAACCGCGCAAGGTTGGCCGAAGCCTCGGCGGGCGCAATGATGTAATAGACCGGCAACCCCAAGTGTGTGCGCGGCAGGTTGATCTCGCGCACCGACGCCCCCAGCGCCTGGAGATGAGCAATCGCCTCGCGCACGCGCTGCGCCACATCGGGCTGCATCCCATCGCTGAAATACTCGACCGGCACGCCGACGCGCAGGCCGCGCAGCGAATCGCGCGACTCATCCAGCGACGCCACATCAATCGGCGCAACTTCCACCGAAGTGGAGTCAAGCGGATCGCGCCCTTCCATGGCGCGGAGCATGATGGCCGCGTCGCGCGCATCTTTGGTCAGCGCGCCTACCGTATCCAGCGAAGACGCAAACGCGATCAGGCCGTAGCGAGACACGCGCCCGTAGGAGTTCTTCAGGCCGGTCACGCCGCACAGCGCCGCCGGCTGGCGGATGCTGCCGCCCGTATCGGTGCCCAAAGCCGCGCAGCACAAGTCGGCTGCAACCGCGGCCGCCGACCCGCCCGACGAGCCGCCCGGCACGCGCGTTTCGTCCCACGGATTGCGCGTCGGACCAAAAGCCGAATTCTCGGTCGATGAGCCCATGGCGAACTCGTCGCAATTCAGCTTGCCGAGGAAGACGGCACCCATCATGCGCAGCCGGGCGACGGCCGTGGCATCCCAACTCGGCGTGTAGTCGGCGAGGATCTTTGAGCCGGCCGTGGTGCGCATGTCGCGCGTGGAGAGCACATCCTTGATCGCGATCGGCACACCCAGCAGCGGCGTCTCTTCGCCGCGCGCCATGCGCGCGTCGGCGTCGCTCGCCATCGCCAGCGCCGTCTCATCCGCCACCGTCAAGTATGCGTTCAATCGCGGGTTGAGCGCGTGGATGCGCTCGAGAAAGGCGCGCGTCAGCTCCACTGCCGAGACCTCGCGCCGTCGCAAGCGCTCACGGGCAGCGTGCACAGTAAGCATGGAATGCAGGTTGAAGCGCAGACGCCGAGGATCGGTCGCGCGGCATGTCTAACCGGATGCCTGGCGTAGCTGGGCCGTCATTCGTCGTCGAGGGTGGCTTGCACAACGAAGCTGACGCCGTCGGTGTCGGGCGCGTTGCGCAACGCATCGGCGCGTGACAAGCCCGCGACCGCCTCATCACCTTCGCGCATCACGTTGTGCGTCGGCAATACGGTGGCCGTGGGCGGGATATCGTCAACATCCAGCGCGGCCAGTTGCCCGGCGTAGTCGAGTATGGCGGAGAGCTGGCTCGCATAGCGAGCTTTCTCGCTCTCGCTGAGCGCCAACCGCGCGAGCCAGGCGATGCGCTCGATCTCGGCGATCGTCAGCATCAAGACGCGTCCACTTCGCCCTCGATAGCTGCCACAGGGCGCGGCGGCGCAATGCGTGGCGGCTCGAAGGCTGGCGGCTCCACATCGCCGGCCATGTTGGTGTTGCCGCGAAGATAGGCACCCTCGTGCAGCAGCATGCTGTTCACGTTCAGGTCACCCCACACCTTGCCGGTCTCGGTGATCTCGACCTTGTTGGCGGTGATGTTGCCTTTGACCTGGCCGGAAACGATGACGTTGAAGGCCTGGATCTCGGCAATCACGCGCGCCGATTCTGCGACGACGAGATTGCCGGTCGCCTGCAAGTTGCCCTCAAAGATGCCCTCGATGCGGATGCCCCCGTCGCTCTGCAACGTGCCGGTCATCCGGCAGTTCGGGCCGATGACGGTTTCGATCTTCGACGTCGTGTTCGCCACAATGGGGATAGTCTGAGCGGTCGCGTTCACCTGACTGCTTTGATAAGACGGTTGCGGTTGTTGCGGCTGTTGTGTTGCACTCTTGTCCCTTCCAAACATGATGTTTTGCTGATCCTCCTGGCATCTGACAAACGAAACGATGCGTTGACGCAGGTATCCAGGTGTGTATGCGTCACTTGAGAAAGCGTTCCCACCACAAATGGGAAGGCTCGCGCATCATGGGCGGCACGACGATGACCTCGCCTTCTTTGCTCCAACGTGCGCGAACGCGCGCCCACTCCTCGACGAACGCCTCGCTGCTGGCGTAGTCGAGTGCGGCACGCAAGCCGACCAGTTTGGCCTCCGCCATGCTCACCTCGCGCGTCATGCGCTCGACTTCGGCCCGCATGCGCGCTTCGGCTTGCAGGCGCGCTGCGATGTTGAACGCCAACGGCAACGCCAGCAGCAGCGCGCCGACCGAAAACCAGACCAGCAGGCGATTCACGGCAGGGGGCAAAGAGATCCGATCGAACCGGTGAGGCGCACGTGATTGAGCCATGTCTGCTGATCCAGAATTGAAGATGCCGAAGCCGGGACTTGAACCCGGATGAGGGAACCCTCACTACGCCCTGAACGTAGCGCGTCTGCCAATTCCGCCACTTCGGCTTAACATTCCAAATTATACACACATCCGCGCGAGTCCGGCCGGGCGGCGCGATTGCAGTACGATTGCGCCGGTATGGAACTCCCCCCCACCGAGTCGCGCAAGGCGCGCTGCCAGACCTTCCCCTCCACCGGCGAACACGCCGCATTGTGGTACTTCCCCCAACTGACTGGCGGCACGCTGCGCGTGCTGCGCAACGCGCTGTGCATCTACGCTGCACGGTTTGCCCCCAGCTTTGGCATCAAGCGCGCGCTGCTCCGGCTGACCGGTGCGCAGATCGCCCTGCACGCAGCCATCGGCCTAGGCGTGACGCTGGACATCTTCTTCCCACAGGACATCATCATTGAGGACGACGCGACGGTGGGCTACAACACCACGATCCTGGCCCATGAGTTCATGCGCTACGAATGGCGGCGCGGGCCGGTGCGCATCTGCCGGGGCGCGACGATCGGCGCAAATTGCACCGTGTTGCCCGGCGTGATCGTCGGGGAGGGCGCGACGGTAAGCGCGATGAGCCTGGTCAACCGCGACGTGCCGCCCGGCGCCTTCGTCGGCGGCGTGCCGATCCGCCTGTTGCGCGAAGGCTGAATGCGTCGGACCGTCATCTTGGCATCTCCCGCGTAGGGCGGTTAAACTCTACGTCAGAAACTTCAACACCGGAGGCTCATCATGCAACGCGTCGGCTTCATGCTCAAGGTCAAGCCGGATATGATCGAGGAATACAAGCGCCGCCACAGAGCGGTTTGGCCGGAGATGCTGGACGCCCTGCGCGAGACCGGCTGGCACAACTATTCGATCTTCATGCGCGACGACGGCACGCTGTTCTTCTACGTCGAGACGCCCGACTTTCAAGCTGCGCTGGACGGCATGGCGCGGAAGGAAGTGAACGCACGCTGGCAGGAATACATGAAGGACTTCTTCGAGGACACGGGCGGCAAGCACGCCGATCAGAGCTTCGTCATGTTGGAAGAAGTATTTCATCTGGACTGATGCCCGATGACCCAGTCCGCGACATAGAGAAACGATGTCACACTACCAATATCTCGCCGACCAACTCGCATCCAAAGGCATTGACGTCGAGGCCGTGAAGGCGCAACTGAAGGCGCAGCGGATCGAGCTGCCATCATGGGGCTTCGCCAACACCGGCACGCGCTTCAAAACGTACGCCTGGCCCGGTGCAGCGCGCAACATCTACGAGAAGCTGGCCGACGCCGGCTTCGTCCACCGGCTGACCGGCGTGTGCCCCACCGTCGCCATTCACATCCCCTGGGACAAGGTGAAAGACTGGGACGACCTGGTCGGGTATGCCAAAGCGCAGGGGATCGCCATCGGCGCGGTCAACACCAACACCTTCCAAGCCGACCGCTACAAATGGGGCAGCATCACCCATGCCGATCCGGCCATTCGGCGCATCGCGCTCGAACATCACCTGGAATGCATCGAGATCGCCAAACGCGTCGGCGGTTATGCGATTAGCCTGTGGTATGGCGACGGCACCAACTACGCCGGCCAGGAATCGTTCGTCGAGCGCCGGCACCGCATGATCGCTTTCTTCAGGGAAGTGTATGCCGCTTTGCCCGACGACATGCGGATGCTGATCGAATACAAACTCTACGAGCCGGCTTTCTACCACACCGACCTAGCCGACTGGGGACAGGCTTATGCGATATGCGCCAAGCTCGGCCCTCGGGCGCAGGTGCTTGTAGACCTGGGGCATCACGCGCACGGGGTGAACATCGAGCACATCGTCGCCACCCTGCTCGACGAGGGCAAGCTGGGCGGCTTTCACTTCAACAATCGCAAATACGGCGACGACGATCTGATCGTCGGCACGATCAACCCGCTGGAGTTGTTCCTGATCTTCAACGAGCTGGTCGCCGCCGGCGAAGCAGCAAAAGACGTGGCCTACATGATTGACCAGAGC is a genomic window containing:
- a CDS encoding L-rhamnose isomerase; translated protein: MSHYQYLADQLASKGIDVEAVKAQLKAQRIELPSWGFANTGTRFKTYAWPGAARNIYEKLADAGFVHRLTGVCPTVAIHIPWDKVKDWDDLVGYAKAQGIAIGAVNTNTFQADRYKWGSITHADPAIRRIALEHHLECIEIAKRVGGYAISLWYGDGTNYAGQESFVERRHRMIAFFREVYAALPDDMRMLIEYKLYEPAFYHTDLADWGQAYAICAKLGPRAQVLVDLGHHAHGVNIEHIVATLLDEGKLGGFHFNNRKYGDDDLIVGTINPLELFLIFNELVAAGEAAKDVAYMIDQSHVIEPKIEAMVHSVINIQIAYAKALIVDRAALRERQAAHDVLGAHRALMDAFETDVRPLLAQVRMEMGLPPDPIAALRQSGYESKIAAERGTSAAAGGYPEGD
- the gatA gene encoding glutamyl-tRNA(Gln) amidotransferase subunit A (possible pseudo, frameshifted), producing MLTVHAARERLRRREVSAVELTRAFLERIHALNPRLNAYLTVADETALAMASDADARMARGEETPLLGVPIAIKDVLSTRDMRTTAGSKILADYTPSWDATAVARLRMMGAVFLGKLNCDEFAMGSSTENSAFGPTRNPWDETRVPGGSSGGSAAAVAADLCCAALGTDTGGSIRQPAALCGVTGLKNSYGRVSRYGLIAFASSLDTVGALTKDARDAAIMLRAMEGRDPLDSTSVEVAPIDVASLDESRDSLRGLRVGVPVEYFSDGMQPDVAQRVREAIAHLQALGASVREINLPRTHLGLPVYYIIAPAEASANLARFDGVKYGLRVQGRDLIATYMETRGAGFGAEVKRRIMLGTYALSAGYYDAYYIRAQKARTLIKRDFEQAFSQVDIIAAPVSPTTAFPAGRQNGRSHPDVSGRRIYPARQPRRHLWHQHPVWL
- the gatC gene encoding aspartyl/glutamyl-tRNA(Asn/Gln) amidotransferase subunit C; the protein is MLTIAEIERIAWLARLALSESEKARYASQLSAILDYAGQLAALDVDDIPPTATVLPTHNVMREGDEAVAGLSRADALRNAPDTDGVSFVVQATLDDE
- a CDS encoding L-rhamnose mutarotase yields the protein MQRVGFMLKVKPDMIEEYKRRHRAVWPEMLDALRETGWHNYSIFMRDDGTLFFYVETPDFQAALDGMARKEVNARWQEYMKDFFEDTGGKHADQSFVMLEEVFHLD
- a CDS encoding transferase, with protein sequence MELPPTESRKARCQTFPSTGEHAALWYFPQLTGGTLRVLRNALCIYAARFAPSFGIKRALLRLTGAQIALHAAIGLGVTLDIFFPQDIIIEDDATVGYNTTILAHEFMRYEWRRGPVRICRGATIGANCTVLPGVIVGEGATVSAMSLVNRDVPPGAFVGGVPIRLLREG